The following is a genomic window from Haloarcula sp. DT43.
TCGCTCAAGTCCCGCGACCTCGACACCCACGCGCGGCGACCGCTGAAGAAGGTCGTCAGTATCGGGGTCGTCTTCGTCGCCATCTCCGTCGCCTTCGGGATGGCCGAGTACGGGAACTTCCTGCAGTCGCTGGCGACTATCGCCGCGGCGGCGACACTGGCTGTCGGCTTCGCCATGCAGGACGTCATCAAGAACTTCGTCGCCGGCGTGTTCATCTACACGGACAAGCCGTTCCGCATCGGCGACTGGATAGAGTGGGACGGCAACTCCGGCGTCGTCGAGGACATCAGTCTGCGGGTCTCCCGCGTCCGAACGTTCGACAACGAGCTCCTGACCGTGCCGAACTCGAACCTGACCGACGGCGTCATCAAGAACCCCGTCGCCAAGGACCAGCTCCGACTGAAGTTCGTGTTCGGCATCGGCTACGACGACGACATCGACAAGGCGACCGAGATAATTCTGGAGGAAGCGCGGAACCATCCGGATATCATGGACGACCCCGAGCCGTCCGTCCGGCTCATCGAGCTCGGCGACTCCTCGGTGGGCCTGCAGTCCCGCATCTGGATTGAGGATCCGAACCGGGCCGACTTCGTCAAGACGCGCGCCGAATACGTCAAGACGGTCAAGGAACGGTTCGACGCGGAGGACATCAACATCCCGTACCCGAACCGGACCATCGGCGGCGGGCTGGAGATGACCGGACTCGACAGCGTCGTGGAACCGGCCGACGACTGACCACCCGCCGGGACCGTGGGAAACCACGGTACGCGACCGCCGGCACCCCGTGCCCGGTACGCGGCCTGCGTGACGCTGTGTTCCGTTTCCAATCTCTCCTCGGTGTAGCGGTTTGGAATCCTAACCCCAACTGCATAAACTCCCCAGACCCAACTACGGCTTGCATCGATAATTCGACCCGAGCGGTGAGTAGTGACGCCGGACGGAGCCGCCACGAAATACTACGCAACCATGCTACTCCACGGACTCCTCACACAGCTCGAACACGCGCTCGCACCGGTTCGCCACGTCATGCGCCCCATCCTCTCGGACCCGTTCGTGATGGGGGTCTGGGCACTGACCGTGCTCGCGTCCGTCGGTATCCTCTGGTGGGACATCCGCGAACGGAATCGGACACTCCCGTCGCTGATGAAGGGCGTCTGGTCGCTGGTCGTGCTCTACTCCGGGCCGTTCGGTCTCGCGGTCTACTGGTACTCCGGTCGGACGCAAATCGCCAACGATTCGCTCTGGCGGCGGGGCTTTCGCTCGACGGCCCACTGCTACTCCGGGTGTGGGGCCGGCGAAGTCCTCGGCTTCGTCCTCCTCGGTGGCCTCCTCGCGCTCGGGAGTTCGCTCGTCACCACGGCGGGGACGTTCGCACTCGCATACCTGTTCGGCTACGCGCTCACCGTCGGCCCGCTGCTGCAGGAGGGCGTCGGCTTCGGGGAGGCGATGCTAGACGCCCTCTACAGCGAGACGCCGAGCATCACCGTCATGGAGGTCGCCGCCATCGGGACGGACCTCCTGGTCGCCGGCCAGGCCCACATCTCCGACCTGCTGTTCTGGGGCGCGCTGGCGTTCTCGCTGTCGGTCGGATTCGTCTTCGCGTACCCGGTCAACGCCACCCTCGTCTACTTCGGCGTCAAGGAAGGGATGGAGAACCCCGCGAACATGGGGTAGCGCACCGGGCAGACCACCGACTCGCGACGTGGCCGCTGGTGTGTCGGCAGAACTGGACCCCTGGTCCGACCCAGCTTCCCCAGTCGGGAGAGGCCCGATTCGAGGAACGGGCGTTCGTCGGCCCGTAGGAGCGCGACCCCCGTAGGGCAGCCTCGCCGCTGTCAAAAAACGCCGTCATCTACGAAATTCTTTTATGATACATACGATTATATCAAAAGTAGTATGAGTTCAGAAACTAAGCCACACGACCTCGACTCCGAATCTACCGACACGGGAACACGGTCGGCGATGGACAGACGGACGTTGCTTGCGTCAAGCGCCGCAGTCTTGGGGAGCACGGTGCTGGCCGGGTGTTCGGGCGACGGCGGTGACGGCGGTGACGGCGGTGACGGCGGCGATAGCGCGACGACCAACATCGCTATCGTGTCCAGTCCGGCCGGTTTCGACGACAGCGCGTTCAACGACCTCGCACTCGAGGGCCTCCAGACGGCCGCCGAGGAGTACGACATCAGCATCAATCAGGTCGAGGAGACCGAACAGTCGCAGTACCAGTCGGTGCAGGCCGAACTCGCACAGAGCGGCGACTACGACCTCATCGTCCTCGTCTCGTACAACCACACCGAGGCACTCTCACAGAACGCCCCGGAGTACTCGGACCAGTACTGGATGCTCATCAACGACCACGTCGACGAGCCCAACGTGGCGGGCTACACGTGGGCGAACCACCAGATGTCGTACCTCGCGGGCGTGCTCGCGGGGACGATGACCACGGAGGAACTGTCCCACGACGACAGTTCGACCACGCCGGACAGCGCGCAGGTGGGCTTCGTCGGCGGCGTCGACGGCTCGCTCATCAACGCCTTCGAGCGCGCCTACGTCGCCGGCGCGGAGTGGGTCAACGACTCCGTCGACGTGAACGTCGGCTACATCGGCAACTACACCGACACCGACACCGCCGCGGACATCGCCAGCTCGCAGTACAACGACGGGGCCGACATCGTCTATCACGCCGCGGCCGCCGCGGGCCGGGGCGTCTTCGAGGCCGCGCAGGAGAACGGCCGCTTCGCCGTCGGCGTCGACGCCGACCAGTCCCAGACGCTCCCGGACTTCCAGGACGTGATTCTGGGCTCGGCAGTCAAGTACATCAACGAGGGCACCCGGACGGTCGCAGTCGGCGTCGCCGAAGACAACTGGGCGGAGGTCTCGGGCGCGAACACGCTCGGGCTCGACCAAGAGGCGGTCGACTGCGTGATCGGCCAGGCCTTCCAGGACCAGCTGCCCGACGTCGTCAATCAGAACCTCGAAGAGGCCAAGCAGGCCATCGTCGACGGCGACATCCAGGTGCCGTGTACCGCCTCCGGGTGTAACTGATCGGCGTGGCGTTCCAAATGAGTGGATTGCCTGCCTTCCATGACGAGGAGTGAAAGCCAGCGGGACACCGACGAGACCCCCGCGGTCAGCCTGTCGGGTATCACCAAGCGGTTCGGTGACGTCGTCGCCAACGACGGGGTCGACTTCACGCTCGAAGCGGGGTCCGTCCACGCGCTGCTGGGCGAGAACGGGTCGGGGAAGACGACGCTGATGAGCGTCCTCTACGGCCTGTACGACCAGGACGCCGGCGACATCGCCGTCCACGGCGACCCGCAGGCGTTCGACTCGCCCCGGGACGCGATGGACGCCGGGGTCGGCATGATCCACCAGCACTTCCAGCTGGTCGAGCCGATGACCGTCCTGCAGAACATCGTTCTCGGCCACGAACCGACCGAGAACGGGCTGGTCGACACCGAGAGCGCCCGTGCGGACATCGAGGAGATAACCGCCCGCTACGGCTTCGACGTCGACCAGTATCTCGACGTTCCCGTCCGCGACCTGGACGTCGGCGTCCAACAGCGCGTCGAAATCGTCAAGAGCCTCTATCGCGGCGCGGAGATACTGATACTCGACGAACCGACGGCCGTCCTCACCCCACAGGAGGTCGAGGGCCTGTTCGACGTGATGGACGAGCTGACGGCGTCCGGCCACTCGCTCGTCTTTATCACGCACAAGCTCAGCGAGGCGCTGACGGCGGCCGACGAGATAACCGTGTTGCGCGACGGCGAGGCCGTCGGGACGGTCGACGCCGCCGACACCTCCGAACAGGAGCTCGCGCGGCTGATGGTCGGCCGCGAAATCGACTTCGACAGGCGGGAGCGCGCGCCCACGACCGGCGACCCGGTCTTCGAGGCCGAGGCCGTACACGTCCGGGACGACCGGGGTCTCGAACAGGTGCGCGGCGTCGATTTCACCGTCCGCGAGGGGGAGATTCTGGGAATCGCCGGCGTACAGGGGAACGGCCAGACCGAACTGGTCGAGGCGCTGACCGGTCTCCGGCCGGTCCAGTCCGGTCGCATTCGGTTCGGTGAGGAGGACATCACCGGGACGGGTCGCCGGGACCGGCTCGAGCAGGGAATCGCCTACATCCCCGAGGACCGCCAGGAGGAGGGGCTCGTGATGGACTACGACCTCGTCCGGAACGGCTTGCTCGGCTTCCAGACGACCGCGCCCTACGTCCAGCGCGGACTCGTCGACTGGGACGCCGTCCGCGACCACGCCGAGGGAATCGTCGAGGAGTACGACGTACAGCCCCCGGACGCGACGGCCGAGGCGTCGTCGCTGTCGGGCGGCAACCAACAGAAGTTCGTCGTCGGTCGCGAAATCGAACACGAGCCGACGGTGATGGTCGCCGCCCACCCCACGCGAGGGGTCGATATCGGCTCGATAGAGTTCATCCACGACCGCCTGATGGAACTGCGCGAGGCCGGTCTCGCGGTCGTGTTCGTCTCCTCGAAGCTCGAAGAGATCCAGACCCTCTCCGACCGGATCGCGGTCATGTACGAGGGGGAGTTCGTCGACGTCGTCGACCCGGAGGTGGTCACCGAGGAGGACCTCGGTCTGCTGATGGCCGGCCACGAGCGGGCGGCGAGCGGCGAACCGAGCGCCGACGGGAGCCAAGCGCCCGAACACACCGATACGGCGACCGACCGAGGTGACGGGGCGTGACCCCTGGCCGCCGGCATTCCGGGGTGAGTACGCGTGACTGACGCCGATTCGGACCGCGCTCGCGGGACGCTGGACAGGCTGGCCGACCGGCTACTGGACGCCTCCGTGGGCGAGCGCGTCGCGATTGCGACCGCGTCGACCGGACTCGCACTGCTCATCGGGCTGGTGGTGGTGGCGCTCGCGGGGTACGACTCGATGGCGTTCCTGGAGAACGTCGCGGTCGGCGCGTTCGGCGACGCCAACGCGCTGGCGCGGACGCTGAAGTTCACGACCCTGTTCGTCCTCACCGGGGTCGCCGTGGCAATCGCGTTCCGCGCCGGGGTGTTCAACATCGGCGTCCAGGGACAGTTCGTCGTCGGCGGGTTCGCCACTGTGGTCACGATACTGTGGCTGGCACCGCTGCTCCCCACCGGTGCCACCGGCGGCGTGCTGTTGATGCTGCTCGGGACCGCCGCGGGCGTCGTCGCTGGCGGCGCGTACGCCGCGATTCCGGGCGTGTTGAAGGCCTACGGCGACGCCAACGAGATCGTCACGACCATCATGTTGAACTTCATCGCGACCGGCGTCGTGGGCTACTTCGTCGACGGGCCGTTTCGCGGCGAGGGCAACCGCGCCCCGAACACGGCCCGGATTCCGGAGTACGTCTCGCTACCACGGCTCGTCTTCGACGTGCCCGACTTCTCGGTCGTCGGGCTGGCGGTGACGCTCGCGGTCGTCGTCGCCGTCGCCTGGGTCCTGGCTCGGACGCGGTTCGGCTACGAGATGGTCACCAGCGGTCATCAGGTGGCCGCGGCGACCTTCTCGGGGGTGAACGCCAGGCAGACAGTCGTCGCGACGATGACGCTCTCCGGCATGGTCGCCGGGGTCGCCGGCGCGCTCTTCGCGATTATGATTCAGGGGTATTACAGCGACCCCGCGGGCATCGGAACCTACGGCTTCGACGCCATCGCGGTGAGCCTGCTCGCGGCCAACAACCCGCTGGGCGTCCTCCCGGCCGGCCTGTTGTTCGGCGGTCTCGATTCGGCGGGGAGCCACCTGCGGATCAACAGCGACGTACCGGTCCAGCTGATCGATGGAATCATCGGACTGGTCGTCCTGTTCGTCGCGGCCCCCGAACTGTTCCGCATGGCTGCCGTGCGACTCGGGCTGGGAGGTGAGGACTGATGGACCTCGCCGACAGCGGGACCCAGCGCCGACTCGGAGCGGCGGTCGCGTCAGTCGCCCTGGCCATCGCCGTCGCGCTCGCGCTGGACTGGCCGCTCGCCGACATCGTGACCGTCGGCTTCGTCGAGCGGGCGCTCCAGGCCGCCACCCCAATCGCACTGGCGGCGCTCGGCGGGCTCTACGCCGAGCGAAGCGGCGTGTTCAACATCGGCCTCGAAGGGTTCATGATATTCGGGGCGGCCAACACCGGCGCGCTCGTCTGGCTCATCGGCGGCGAGTCGCCCACCCAGGCGGACCTGTGGCTCGCCATGGCCCTGGCGGTCGCGCTCAGCGCCGTCTACACCGTCCTCTTCGCCGTTCTCCTCATCCGCTACAAGGCGAACCAGATTGTCGCCGGGCTGGCCGTCTGGTTCGTCGGGCTCGGCTTCGGCCCGTTCACCGCGGTGCTCGTCTGGGGCAACCGGAACAGTCCGGGCCTGGTGAGCGTCGAAGACGTGACCGTTCCGGTCCTCGCCGACGTCCCGGTCCTCGGACCGATTCTCTTCGACACCTCGCCGCTGGTGTTGTTCACGATAGTCCTCGCCGTCGCCGCGTGGGTGTTCCTGTATCGGACGCGCTACGGCTTCTGGC
Proteins encoded in this region:
- a CDS encoding mechanosensitive ion channel family protein; its protein translation is MQVQPLTDLLEGLGVPAAGSIASAAVFVVVFVLVYVLGKAIVLPIVDRSLKSRDLDTHARRPLKKVVSIGVVFVAISVAFGMAEYGNFLQSLATIAAAATLAVGFAMQDVIKNFVAGVFIYTDKPFRIGDWIEWDGNSGVVEDISLRVSRVRTFDNELLTVPNSNLTDGVIKNPVAKDQLRLKFVFGIGYDDDIDKATEIILEEARNHPDIMDDPEPSVRLIELGDSSVGLQSRIWIEDPNRADFVKTRAEYVKTVKERFDAEDINIPYPNRTIGGGLEMTGLDSVVEPADD
- a CDS encoding ABC transporter permease, whose translation is MTDADSDRARGTLDRLADRLLDASVGERVAIATASTGLALLIGLVVVALAGYDSMAFLENVAVGAFGDANALARTLKFTTLFVLTGVAVAIAFRAGVFNIGVQGQFVVGGFATVVTILWLAPLLPTGATGGVLLMLLGTAAGVVAGGAYAAIPGVLKAYGDANEIVTTIMLNFIATGVVGYFVDGPFRGEGNRAPNTARIPEYVSLPRLVFDVPDFSVVGLAVTLAVVVAVAWVLARTRFGYEMVTSGHQVAAATFSGVNARQTVVATMTLSGMVAGVAGALFAIMIQGYYSDPAGIGTYGFDAIAVSLLAANNPLGVLPAGLLFGGLDSAGSHLRINSDVPVQLIDGIIGLVVLFVAAPELFRMAAVRLGLGGED
- a CDS encoding ABC transporter permease, with the protein product MDLADSGTQRRLGAAVASVALAIAVALALDWPLADIVTVGFVERALQAATPIALAALGGLYAERSGVFNIGLEGFMIFGAANTGALVWLIGGESPTQADLWLAMALAVALSAVYTVLFAVLLIRYKANQIVAGLAVWFVGLGFGPFTAVLVWGNRNSPGLVSVEDVTVPVLADVPVLGPILFDTSPLVLFTIVLAVAAWVFLYRTRYGFWLQAAGENPEALDTAGVDVNRVRYAAVIFSGVMAGFAGAVLLAHAGSFTGTGQTMVNGRGWIGIVAYLFGNYNPLGAAAAALLFGGLDMLQIQFQTVGIEFPNRLVNLFPYAAVVLVLTVWGSTRMPSALGEAYESDD
- a CDS encoding BMP family lipoprotein — encoded protein: MSSETKPHDLDSESTDTGTRSAMDRRTLLASSAAVLGSTVLAGCSGDGGDGGDGGDGGDSATTNIAIVSSPAGFDDSAFNDLALEGLQTAAEEYDISINQVEETEQSQYQSVQAELAQSGDYDLIVLVSYNHTEALSQNAPEYSDQYWMLINDHVDEPNVAGYTWANHQMSYLAGVLAGTMTTEELSHDDSSTTPDSAQVGFVGGVDGSLINAFERAYVAGAEWVNDSVDVNVGYIGNYTDTDTAADIASSQYNDGADIVYHAAAAAGRGVFEAAQENGRFAVGVDADQSQTLPDFQDVILGSAVKYINEGTRTVAVGVAEDNWAEVSGANTLGLDQEAVDCVIGQAFQDQLPDVVNQNLEEAKQAIVDGDIQVPCTASGCN
- a CDS encoding ABC transporter ATP-binding protein — protein: MTRSESQRDTDETPAVSLSGITKRFGDVVANDGVDFTLEAGSVHALLGENGSGKTTLMSVLYGLYDQDAGDIAVHGDPQAFDSPRDAMDAGVGMIHQHFQLVEPMTVLQNIVLGHEPTENGLVDTESARADIEEITARYGFDVDQYLDVPVRDLDVGVQQRVEIVKSLYRGAEILILDEPTAVLTPQEVEGLFDVMDELTASGHSLVFITHKLSEALTAADEITVLRDGEAVGTVDAADTSEQELARLMVGREIDFDRRERAPTTGDPVFEAEAVHVRDDRGLEQVRGVDFTVREGEILGIAGVQGNGQTELVEALTGLRPVQSGRIRFGEEDITGTGRRDRLEQGIAYIPEDRQEEGLVMDYDLVRNGLLGFQTTAPYVQRGLVDWDAVRDHAEGIVEEYDVQPPDATAEASSLSGGNQQKFVVGREIEHEPTVMVAAHPTRGVDIGSIEFIHDRLMELREAGLAVVFVSSKLEEIQTLSDRIAVMYEGEFVDVVDPEVVTEEDLGLLMAGHERAASGEPSADGSQAPEHTDTATDRGDGA
- a CDS encoding DUF4396 domain-containing protein; translated protein: MLLHGLLTQLEHALAPVRHVMRPILSDPFVMGVWALTVLASVGILWWDIRERNRTLPSLMKGVWSLVVLYSGPFGLAVYWYSGRTQIANDSLWRRGFRSTAHCYSGCGAGEVLGFVLLGGLLALGSSLVTTAGTFALAYLFGYALTVGPLLQEGVGFGEAMLDALYSETPSITVMEVAAIGTDLLVAGQAHISDLLFWGALAFSLSVGFVFAYPVNATLVYFGVKEGMENPANMG